The proteins below come from a single Pyramidobacter porci genomic window:
- a CDS encoding ABC transporter ATP-binding protein: protein MTLSISGLSFAYEHNDILKDVSFSLEQGQIVVLLGPNGTGKTTLLRAINGILRPAMGTVLLDGRSLASCPRRDRAKIFGYVPQRDEPQHLTVFDAVLLGRRPHIAWTVKKEDVEKVGTVLRALSLEKFSLRFLDELSGGEFQKVVLARALVQEPKVLLLDEPTSSLDLKNQIDMLRTLRQIVQERNVAILMSIHDLNTSLRVADRLIFLRDGVVCAACRPAEATADLIGDVYGLPVDVIAHDGAPLVIPRLQSGPALRA, encoded by the coding sequence ATGACGCTGTCGATATCGGGACTTTCCTTCGCCTATGAGCACAATGATATCTTGAAGGACGTGAGTTTTTCTCTGGAGCAGGGGCAGATCGTCGTGCTGCTCGGTCCTAACGGCACGGGAAAGACCACTCTGCTGCGAGCCATTAACGGGATCCTGCGTCCTGCGATGGGGACAGTCCTTCTTGATGGGCGTTCGCTCGCCTCGTGTCCGCGGCGCGACCGGGCCAAGATTTTCGGCTACGTCCCTCAACGGGACGAACCGCAGCATCTGACCGTTTTCGACGCGGTCCTGCTCGGCCGCCGTCCGCACATCGCGTGGACCGTAAAGAAAGAAGACGTCGAAAAAGTGGGAACGGTCCTGCGCGCCCTGTCTCTCGAAAAATTTTCTCTGCGCTTTCTCGACGAGCTGAGCGGCGGCGAGTTCCAAAAGGTCGTTCTTGCCCGCGCTCTCGTGCAGGAACCCAAAGTGCTGCTGTTGGACGAACCGACGAGCAGCCTTGACCTCAAAAATCAGATCGACATGCTGCGGACGCTGCGGCAGATCGTTCAGGAACGAAACGTGGCGATTCTGATGTCGATCCACGATTTAAACACGTCTTTGCGCGTCGCCGACCGTCTGATCTTTTTGCGCGACGGCGTTGTTTGCGCCGCCTGCCGGCCGGCGGAGGCGACTGCCGATCTGATCGGCGACGTTTACGGACTCCCCGTAGACGTGATCGCGCACGACGGCGCGCCTTTGGTGATTCCGCGCCTGCAAAGCGGTCCCGCTCTCCGCGCGTAA
- the grdD gene encoding glycine/sarcosine/betaine reductase complex component C subunit alpha, protein MSDVRKLIGEALSEIIDSAAHGGPRVRVGLQANGSEHGSEEIANAARLAQRQNPSIQVVMIGPKKVEGFDDLEWIETNDCEIDLEKAMDDAMDSGKVAGIVAMHHPFPMGVTTIGRVFTPACGRDMIVASTTGTSAINRVEAMIRNAVYGIAVAKSIGKQNPTVGILNVEGAQVVFKALRKLKENGYDIAFGESKRADGGSVLRGNDILQGVVDVCVCDTLTGNVLMKMFSSFSTGGSYEALGWGYGPSAGEGWKHVVNIISRASGAPVIANAVAYCGAAAAGKLPELVAKEVEAAKGCGLEEIIASFMPKPAAAEEEVKAPAAEPTDEEIHGVDVLAIEDAVRELWKHGIYAESSMGCTGPVVKLNKSKEEEARKILAAASYI, encoded by the coding sequence ATGTCTGACGTTCGCAAGCTCATCGGTGAAGCTCTTTCCGAGATCATCGATTCCGCCGCTCACGGCGGCCCCCGCGTCCGCGTCGGCCTGCAGGCGAATGGCAGCGAGCACGGCTCCGAAGAAATCGCCAACGCCGCACGCCTCGCCCAGCGCCAGAATCCCAGCATCCAGGTCGTGATGATCGGTCCCAAGAAAGTCGAAGGTTTCGACGACCTCGAATGGATCGAAACCAACGATTGCGAGATCGACCTTGAAAAAGCCATGGACGACGCCATGGACAGCGGCAAGGTCGCCGGCATCGTCGCCATGCATCACCCCTTCCCCATGGGCGTGACCACGATCGGCCGCGTCTTTACGCCAGCCTGCGGGCGCGACATGATCGTCGCCTCCACCACCGGGACCAGCGCCATCAACCGCGTCGAGGCCATGATCCGCAACGCCGTCTACGGCATCGCCGTCGCCAAGTCCATCGGCAAGCAGAACCCCACCGTGGGCATTCTCAACGTCGAAGGCGCTCAGGTGGTTTTCAAGGCGCTGCGCAAGCTCAAGGAAAACGGCTACGACATCGCTTTCGGCGAGAGCAAACGCGCCGACGGCGGTTCCGTCCTGCGCGGCAACGACATTCTTCAGGGCGTCGTCGACGTGTGCGTCTGCGATACGCTGACCGGCAACGTGCTGATGAAGATGTTCTCCTCGTTCAGCACGGGCGGTTCCTACGAGGCGCTGGGCTGGGGCTACGGCCCTTCCGCCGGCGAAGGCTGGAAGCACGTCGTCAACATCATCTCGCGCGCTTCGGGCGCTCCCGTGATCGCCAACGCCGTCGCCTATTGCGGCGCCGCGGCGGCAGGCAAGCTTCCCGAACTCGTCGCCAAGGAAGTCGAAGCGGCCAAGGGCTGCGGCCTCGAGGAAATCATCGCCAGCTTCATGCCCAAACCCGCCGCGGCCGAAGAAGAGGTCAAGGCCCCGGCGGCCGAGCCGACCGACGAAGAAATCCACGGCGTCGACGTGCTTGCTATCGAAGACGCCGTCCGCGAGCTGTGGAAGCACGGCATTTACGCCGAAAGCTCCATGGGCTGCACCGGCCCCGTCGTCAAGCTGAACAAGAGCAAAGAAGAAGAAGCCCGCAAGATCCTTGCCGCGGCCAGCTACATTTAG
- the grdC gene encoding glycine/sarcosine/betaine reductase complex component C subunit beta, with amino-acid sequence MSRVAIKGSAYCLEHVPQLGLHYGNTPYTAGEGEKEYLQALPKHLQTYEQAKGYAPNMTYIGALPLEDLDAQPTPMYQNYNLEAPRFGKYGEIMPEDEFLGLLDICDVFDLIWLEKDFAASVREKLSKHELITESILARLEAGHDRAEIEEHLKSGDHTQVLPLYFDGKVVGMARAAHAVDDNLFAHVLLENLASKAGSVLALLHLLRNTGLKPEEVDFVIECSEEGAGDACQRAGGNFAKAIAEIAGCVNASGCDVRGFCAGPVNAMINGASQVAAGARKNVVVLAGGAIPKLYMNSRDHVKKDMPALEDCLGSFAILITPCDGVSAEMRLDVLGKHSVGAGASPQAVTQALTWEPLQKAGLTFADVDKFGAELHIPEITEPAGAGNVPLANIKMIAALAVMKKSIEKKDMMTFVKEKGLHGFAHTQGHIPAGAPFIGPAADWIKEGKINRAMIIGKGSLFLARLTNLADGASFLLEKPAPVAAAVSKDDIKSLLLESLSEIAADLKK; translated from the coding sequence ATGTCCAGAGTTGCAATCAAAGGTTCCGCTTACTGCCTTGAGCATGTTCCCCAGCTGGGGCTTCACTACGGCAACACGCCCTACACGGCCGGCGAAGGCGAGAAAGAGTATCTCCAGGCTCTTCCCAAGCATCTTCAGACCTACGAACAAGCGAAGGGATACGCTCCCAACATGACGTACATCGGAGCCCTGCCCCTTGAGGATCTTGACGCGCAGCCGACGCCCATGTACCAGAACTACAATCTCGAAGCGCCCCGTTTCGGCAAATACGGCGAGATCATGCCCGAGGACGAGTTCCTCGGCCTGCTCGACATCTGCGACGTCTTCGACCTGATCTGGCTCGAAAAGGACTTTGCCGCCTCCGTCCGCGAAAAACTCTCCAAGCACGAGCTGATCACCGAATCCATCCTCGCCCGCCTCGAAGCCGGACACGATCGTGCCGAGATCGAGGAGCACCTCAAGAGCGGCGATCATACGCAAGTTCTGCCGCTTTATTTTGACGGCAAGGTCGTGGGCATGGCCCGTGCGGCGCACGCCGTGGACGACAATCTGTTTGCCCACGTTCTGCTCGAGAACCTTGCCAGCAAGGCCGGCTCCGTCCTCGCCTTGCTCCACCTGCTCCGCAACACTGGCCTGAAACCCGAAGAGGTCGATTTCGTGATCGAGTGCTCCGAGGAAGGCGCAGGCGACGCCTGCCAGCGCGCCGGCGGCAACTTCGCCAAGGCCATCGCCGAGATCGCCGGCTGCGTGAACGCCAGCGGCTGCGACGTGCGCGGTTTCTGCGCCGGCCCCGTCAACGCCATGATCAACGGCGCTTCCCAGGTCGCCGCGGGCGCCCGCAAGAACGTCGTCGTCCTGGCCGGCGGGGCGATCCCCAAGCTTTACATGAACAGCCGCGATCACGTCAAAAAGGATATGCCCGCTCTCGAAGACTGCCTCGGCTCGTTCGCAATCCTGATCACGCCCTGCGACGGCGTCAGCGCCGAAATGCGTCTGGACGTCCTCGGCAAGCACTCCGTCGGCGCGGGCGCCTCTCCTCAGGCCGTCACGCAGGCCCTGACCTGGGAGCCGCTTCAGAAGGCCGGACTGACCTTCGCCGACGTCGACAAGTTCGGCGCCGAGCTTCATATCCCCGAAATCACCGAACCCGCCGGCGCCGGCAACGTGCCGCTCGCCAACATCAAGATGATCGCCGCGCTGGCCGTCATGAAGAAGAGCATCGAGAAGAAGGACATGATGACCTTCGTCAAGGAGAAAGGGCTGCACGGCTTCGCTCACACTCAGGGACACATCCCCGCCGGCGCTCCTTTCATCGGCCCCGCCGCCGACTGGATCAAGGAAGGCAAGATCAACCGCGCCATGATCATCGGCAAGGGCAGCCTGTTCCTCGCCCGCCTGACCAACCTCGCCGACGGCGCTTCGTTCCTGCTTGAAAAGCCCGCGCCCGTGGCCGCGGCGGTCAGCAAGGACGACATCAAGAGCCTGCTGTTGGAGTCTCTTTCCGAAATCGCAGCAGACCTCAAGAAGTAA
- a CDS encoding sulfurtransferase TusA family protein, with the protein MVVDARGLSCPQPVVEAKKAAATGEKEIEIFLDNPTSITNVARFMTNQGYRLKTNDIQPDQSNRLVFVK; encoded by the coding sequence ATGGTTGTTGATGCACGCGGACTTTCCTGTCCCCAGCCTGTCGTCGAAGCCAAAAAAGCGGCGGCGACGGGAGAAAAGGAGATCGAGATTTTTCTCGATAACCCGACGTCAATCACGAACGTTGCCCGTTTCATGACAAACCAGGGATATCGGCTCAAGACAAACGATATTCAGCCTGATCAATCGAACAGACTTGTCTTCGTCAAATAA
- the yedE gene encoding YedE family putative selenium transporter: MKNFDSLMVSRLGPVIAGLAVGILAPILVLLGNPGNMGICVACFERDIAGALGFHRAAVVQYIRPEIIGLILGAFGSALAFKEFKPRAGSAPAVRFLLGIFASIGALIFLGCPWRAYLRLAGGDFNALYGIAGLLAGILIGIYFISSNYNLGRAYPAPAEAKLSGLMMPLFALGLLALLLIAPKLGAEGTGPIFFSEKGPGSMHAPWYVSLAVMLLVGWLAQRSRFCTIGALRDLVLACDGYLFWGIVALLVAAFGMNFVLGSFKSGFAGQPVAHTDSLWNFLGMVLSGLCFTLAGGCPGRQLVMAGEGDGDAAVFVFGMIAGAAVAHNFGLASSGAGIGAHAPTAFVIGMIFCLCVGFAMRRKA; encoded by the coding sequence TTGAAAAACTTTGATTCTCTCATGGTGTCACGGTTGGGTCCCGTTATCGCGGGCCTTGCCGTGGGCATACTCGCGCCGATTCTCGTGCTTCTGGGGAACCCGGGCAATATGGGGATATGCGTTGCCTGCTTCGAGCGCGATATTGCCGGTGCTCTGGGCTTTCACAGGGCGGCGGTGGTCCAGTATATCCGCCCGGAGATCATCGGTCTGATTCTCGGCGCTTTCGGCTCCGCGCTGGCGTTCAAGGAGTTCAAGCCGCGCGCGGGATCGGCCCCCGCCGTGCGCTTTCTGCTCGGCATTTTCGCTTCCATCGGCGCGCTGATCTTTTTGGGCTGCCCCTGGAGAGCGTATCTCCGTCTGGCGGGCGGCGATTTCAACGCCCTTTACGGCATCGCCGGACTTTTGGCGGGGATTTTGATCGGCATTTATTTTATCAGTTCCAACTACAATTTGGGTAGAGCCTATCCCGCTCCGGCCGAAGCGAAATTATCCGGTTTGATGATGCCGCTGTTCGCGCTGGGGCTGCTGGCGCTGCTGCTGATCGCCCCCAAGCTGGGAGCCGAGGGGACGGGGCCGATTTTCTTCTCCGAAAAAGGCCCCGGCTCGATGCACGCGCCGTGGTATGTCAGCCTGGCCGTGATGCTTTTGGTCGGCTGGCTTGCGCAGCGCAGCCGGTTCTGCACGATCGGAGCGCTCAGGGATCTCGTTCTCGCCTGCGACGGCTACCTGTTCTGGGGCATTGTCGCCCTGCTCGTCGCCGCGTTCGGCATGAACTTCGTGCTGGGGAGCTTCAAGTCCGGGTTCGCGGGACAGCCCGTGGCTCATACCGACTCGCTCTGGAATTTCCTCGGCATGGTCCTGTCCGGCCTGTGCTTCACGCTCGCCGGAGGATGTCCCGGCCGTCAGCTGGTCATGGCCGGCGAGGGCGACGGCGATGCGGCTGTTTTCGTCTTTGGCATGATCGCGGGCGCGGCAGTGGCTCATAACTTCGGTCTTGCCAGCAGCGGCGCCGGGATCGGCGCTCATGCCCCGACCGCTTTCGTCATCGGCATGATTTTCTGTCTCTGCGTCGGTTTCGCGATGCGCAGGAAGGCTTAA
- a CDS encoding DUF3343 domain-containing protein, whose protein sequence is MKCLATFDVTSMALMFEKQCRSAGFDVRIIPVPRQISASCGLACSYPCDRENEIAQLCEKNNIEISETHHMTD, encoded by the coding sequence ATGAAATGTCTTGCGACCTTCGACGTCACCAGTATGGCCCTGATGTTCGAGAAACAATGCCGCAGCGCCGGCTTCGACGTGAGGATCATCCCCGTGCCGCGCCAGATTTCCGCAAGCTGCGGACTGGCCTGTTCTTATCCCTGCGACCGTGAGAACGAGATCGCGCAGCTCTGCGAAAAGAACAATATCGAAATTTCCGAAACGCACCACATGACAGACTGA
- a CDS encoding translation initiation factor produces MRSSKKKIDTDRLDSELFTIADAMGLPREPARPSAKETPCAGAEPAAVSALETASLRLFLERKGRSGKTVTRLAGLPPGERSARLVKELKQRLGCGAALEESAVFFQGDQRARLLILLKEFGARNVKIV; encoded by the coding sequence TTGCGTAGTTCCAAAAAGAAAATCGACACGGACAGGCTGGACTCCGAACTCTTTACGATCGCCGACGCCATGGGGCTGCCGCGGGAACCGGCCCGCCCATCCGCAAAAGAGACGCCTTGCGCCGGCGCCGAACCGGCGGCGGTCAGCGCGCTTGAGACGGCGTCGTTAAGACTTTTCCTGGAACGCAAGGGCAGGAGCGGAAAAACCGTCACGCGGCTTGCCGGACTGCCGCCGGGAGAACGGAGCGCCCGCCTCGTGAAGGAGCTTAAGCAGAGATTGGGCTGCGGCGCCGCGCTTGAAGAGAGCGCCGTTTTCTTTCAGGGGGATCAGCGGGCGCGCTTGCTGATACTCCTGAAGGAGTTTGGCGCGCGGAATGTGAAAATCGTGTGA